The DNA window CATCTTTGATATTTTTAAACTCACCTTCCCATTTTGGATCCTCTTTTAAGTCCTGCGAAAATTCGTAAATCTTTTTTGTAATTAATGAACGGATCTCATGTTGAGGATCTTCTTCTACTTCTTTAAAAAAATGAGAAAGCCCACTTGCTATTTTTTCGGCAATTTTATTGTCAACGAACGAGGGGATAAAAGAATAACTGCCCTTTTTCACCCGGTCCTCGATCATTTCTTCATTTTCAATGATATAGTCTTTGATCTGTTTTGAAAGATTGGTTATAATCCTTTGATGGTCGTTTTTATCCAATAGATAATTGATCCCGTTTCCAATAATAACGTTGAATTTAATATCATTCGTCATTTCAGAAACTTTTTTACTGATAAAACCACTCACAGCAGAATCATCCAATTTATTTAGAATGTCAAGGACAATATCAGAGAGGTTTCTAATTAAAATTTCCTGATTCTTTTCTTTAACCAGCCATTCACCGACAAAATTTGAAATTTTAAGCTTTTGAATATAGGGACGAATATTTTGAGGGGAAAGGAAATTGGTGACCACAAAGCTTCCAAGGTTGTCTCCCAATCTTTCTTTGCTGTTTTCGATAAGATTGGTATGGGGAATAGGGATCCCAAGCGGATGGCGGAATAAAGCGGTTACTGCAAACCAGTCAGCCAAGGCACCTACCATTGCAGCTTCAGAAAATGCACGGACATAACCGATCCAATGGGAAGTATTTGTTTTCTGGAGAATAGTGGTAATCACAAAAATTATCGCCATCACAACAAATAATCCAGTAGCAAAAGCTTTATATTTTCTTAATTGTTTTCTTTTAGCTTCATCATTCATATGATCAAATTTAGTAAATTTGGTTATGAAATTTTAATTTCATTTAGAGTAATCGTTTTTCTGCAACTACATTCGCAGAATCTTTAACCTGTCAAAATTACATTTATGGAAAACCAAGCAAAAAACAATCCATACTATTCAAGAACAGATACCACAAAATTGAACATTTCCAATGAAGAATGGAAAAAAATCTTGGCTCCGGATCTGTATGCTGTATCAAGAGAAGCTGCAACGGAAAGGGCTTTTACAGGAAAATATAATGAATTTGATGAAATAGGAGACTATTATTGTGCCGTCTGCGGGCATCATTTGTTTCGTTCCACATCAAAATTCGCAAGCAGTTGCGGGTGGCCAAGTTTCTTTGAAGCCGATAAAGAAGGTGTTTATTATAAAAGAGATACTGCTTATGGGATGGAAAGAGTAGAGGTGCTTTGCAAAAGATGTGATTCTCATTTAGGGCACGTTTTTGATGATGGACCAAAACCTACCGGACTTAGATATTGTATGAATTCCGTGAGCCTGGAATTTGTTCCGGATTCCAAAGAATAGATTTGTTTTGGAAGAGCTGCAACATCTGGATGAGCGAAAACTGGTATGGAATGTATTATCCGAATTATACCTGGATACAGAACTTCAGGAATCGGATTTTCAATATGTAGCTTTAAGCCTTTATAAAAGCCCTTTTAGTTTTGATGAAATTAAAAGAATTGATCAGTACGAAGTTTTTCCAGTGCTCTTTTCTAATCTATTAAATCCGGCTGGAGAATGGGGCGGATTTGATGAAAAAAGATTAGTTAAAAATATTATGAACTGGATGGAATCCAGAAGTACACTGGATATTTTTGCCATCAAATGTATTTATGTTCTATATGAACCTGTAAATAGGAGTTATTGGAAAAGACTGGAAGAGATTTATAATCAGATAGATGCTTTTGACGGCCGTTAAAGTTTCTTAAATAGAGTTAAACTTTTTAGAGTTATAACTGTCTGGTAATTATGTTTTTATAATTTTGCTCCACTAATTGATATTTTACATAGGATTGAATGAAAGGATTATATAGCCTATTAGGCTTTGCGTATATGGTTACTACTTCATTTTATGTTTCCCCGGAGAAAGGAAATTTAAGGAGTGAGATCATAAGCACAGAAAAAATTGAAAGAGTAAACGATACGAAATCTGAGAAGACGATAAGTACAGTATCTTCATCAGAAGCATTATATAAATCAATTGTATTTGAACCAGGGCATGAGCTTAATGAAGAAGTGTTTTTTAAAGCATTAACAGGATTTGAAAATTTGAAAAAGGCAGGATTGCTGAACCAGGATTCGCACTTATTAACTATCTGCGATTTTTCTATGTCTTCAAATACAAACAGACTTTGGGTGATTGATACACAGGAAAAGAAAGTACTATTTAATTCATTGGTTGCTCACGGAAAAAACACCGGTGAGGAATTTGCAACAAACTTTTCAAATACTGAAAGCTCACTTCAAAGCAGCATGGGATTTTATATTACGGATGCTACCTATAATGGAGACAACGGATATTCTTTAAGATTACTGGGAATGGATAAAGGATTTAATGATGCGGCCTACAAAAGAGCAATTGTAATGCATGGAGCGAACTATGTAAGTGAAGAGTTTGCCACAATGCATAAAAGAATTGGAAGAAGCTGGGGGTGTCCCGCAATTCCAAAAGACCTTACTGCTCCTATCATTAATACCATAAAAGGAAGAAATTGCCTCTTCATTTATTATCCTGATCAGAATTATCTTTCTTCGTCTGAATGGTTGAAGTCTTAATTTACAGGGAGTAATATAAATGGTGCTCACATATATAATGGTGCCGTAAGAAATAATTAAATATAACATGGAAAACAAAAGTGAGTTTGTACCTTCTTTTAGATTGCTAAGTAATCCTGATGGAACAAGCAAATTCGAGAAAGGTAAAATACCCACATTGAAATCCATGAATACCACTACTTTTTGGATAAGTACCATGACAGAAGAATGGGAAAAGAATGTACATCCAGCTCCCAGGAGGCAGTATGTGGTCACATTAAAAGGAAAAATTTTATTTAAAGTTAGTGATGGTTCTACATTTCTAATTGAACCGGGAATAATTCTAGTTGCAGGAGATACTGATGGTGTTGGTCATAGTTGGGAAATAATGAAGGGAGATCAATGGGAGAGGCTTTATATTCCAATTGCAGAGGGTGAAGATGATTTTTTTATTCCTGATTCTGAATAAAATGAGAAAGCAGTCAATTTTGACTGCTTTTTTTTGTATCTAAAATCTGCTGAATCTCTTTGATCTGCGAGATATTAGTGGCTAAATTTTTTGAAAATCACTGTTGCATTATGCCCGCCAAATCCAAAAGCATTACTTAATGCATAAGTAATATCCTTTTCTTTTGCTTCATTAAATACGATGTTAACATCTTTTGGAATATTCGGATCAATGTTATGAAGGTTAATGGTTGGTGGAATAATTCCATTTTGGATCGCTTTTATCGAGAGTATCGCTTCTGCAGCACCTGCAGCACCTAATAAATGTCCCGTCATTGATTTCGTTCCACTGATATCCAGTTTTTTACTTCCTTTGAAAATACTGCTGATCGCTTTTAGCTCAATTAGATCGCCCAGGGGTGTTGAGGTAGCATGTGGATTGATATAGTCAATATCTTCTGCATTTACACCAGCTTCCTTAAGAGATAGCTGCATCGCTTTGATTGCCCCTGCTCCCTCAGGATGAGGTGCAGTCATATGATAGGCATCTGCAGTCATTGCTGCACCTA is part of the Chryseobacterium paludis genome and encodes:
- a CDS encoding cupin domain-containing protein, whose protein sequence is MENKSEFVPSFRLLSNPDGTSKFEKGKIPTLKSMNTTTFWISTMTEEWEKNVHPAPRRQYVVTLKGKILFKVSDGSTFLIEPGIILVAGDTDGVGHSWEIMKGDQWERLYIPIAEGEDDFFIPDSE
- the msrB gene encoding peptide-methionine (R)-S-oxide reductase MsrB, with product MENQAKNNPYYSRTDTTKLNISNEEWKKILAPDLYAVSREAATERAFTGKYNEFDEIGDYYCAVCGHHLFRSTSKFASSCGWPSFFEADKEGVYYKRDTAYGMERVEVLCKRCDSHLGHVFDDGPKPTGLRYCMNSVSLEFVPDSKE
- a CDS encoding DUF445 domain-containing protein, with protein sequence MNDEAKRKQLRKYKAFATGLFVVMAIIFVITTILQKTNTSHWIGYVRAFSEAAMVGALADWFAVTALFRHPLGIPIPHTNLIENSKERLGDNLGSFVVTNFLSPQNIRPYIQKLKISNFVGEWLVKEKNQEILIRNLSDIVLDILNKLDDSAVSGFISKKVSEMTNDIKFNVIIGNGINYLLDKNDHQRIITNLSKQIKDYIIENEEMIEDRVKKGSYSFIPSFVDNKIAEKIASGLSHFFKEVEEDPQHEIRSLITKKIYEFSQDLKEDPKWEGEFKNIKDGLLKNDKLNEYSNDIWISIKSTLTKELQEDQSSLKKYISQNLNEFSQNLKTDEKLQNKIDHWVRVTAYKYILKNTHQFGNLISSTVGNWKGKELSEKMELEVGKDLQFIRVNGTLVGGLVGLIIYTIAHFFI
- a CDS encoding murein L,D-transpeptidase catalytic domain family protein, which encodes MKGLYSLLGFAYMVTTSFYVSPEKGNLRSEIISTEKIERVNDTKSEKTISTVSSSEALYKSIVFEPGHELNEEVFFKALTGFENLKKAGLLNQDSHLLTICDFSMSSNTNRLWVIDTQEKKVLFNSLVAHGKNTGEEFATNFSNTESSLQSSMGFYITDATYNGDNGYSLRLLGMDKGFNDAAYKRAIVMHGANYVSEEFATMHKRIGRSWGCPAIPKDLTAPIINTIKGRNCLFIYYPDQNYLSSSEWLKS
- a CDS encoding DUF7079 family protein, with protein sequence MEELQHLDERKLVWNVLSELYLDTELQESDFQYVALSLYKSPFSFDEIKRIDQYEVFPVLFSNLLNPAGEWGGFDEKRLVKNIMNWMESRSTLDIFAIKCIYVLYEPVNRSYWKRLEEIYNQIDAFDGR